Proteins found in one Lysinibacillus fusiformis genomic segment:
- the ybaK gene encoding Cys-tRNA(Pro) deacylase: protein MAKAKHAKTNAIRLLEQQKIHFDVIEYETGDGQVDGVSVAEKIGQPVARVFKTLVAKASAQKLFVFVIPVAEELDLKAAAKVVGEKKIEMLAVKDLLGHTGYVRGGCSPVGMKKLYPTVIDASAQGQGSIIVSAGKIGMQIHVQVEDLKTITKAQLASITTTHE, encoded by the coding sequence ATGGCAAAGGCAAAGCATGCGAAAACGAATGCAATTCGATTATTAGAACAACAAAAAATTCATTTTGATGTGATTGAATACGAAACCGGGGATGGTCAAGTTGATGGTGTTTCTGTAGCTGAGAAAATTGGTCAGCCTGTTGCTCGGGTATTTAAAACATTAGTAGCAAAAGCAAGTGCACAAAAGTTATTTGTATTTGTCATTCCTGTAGCCGAGGAGCTGGACTTAAAAGCAGCTGCAAAGGTAGTTGGGGAAAAGAAAATTGAAATGTTAGCGGTAAAAGATCTACTTGGCCATACTGGTTATGTTCGTGGTGGATGTTCACCAGTGGGGATGAAGAAGTTATATCCAACGGTCATTGATGCATCTGCTCAAGGTCAAGGAAGCATAATCGTTAGTGCTGGGAAAATTGGTATGCAAATTCATGTTCAAGTAGAAGATCTGAAGACTATAACAAA